A region of Streptomyces halobius DNA encodes the following proteins:
- a CDS encoding PAC2 family protein translates to MLDPHGLYEWEPSGLAAVEAIAARDSAGLVLLYHFDGYIDAGETGDQIVERLLGGLTHRVIARFDHDRLIDYRARRPLLTFENHRWTTYETPGITLRLVEDATGAPFLLLSGPEPDVEWERFAAAVRQMVERLGVRLSVSFHGIPMGVPHTRPVGITPHGNRTDLMPGHTSFFDEAQVPGSAEALIEFRLAEAGHDVLGVAAHVPHYIARSAYPDAALTVLEAVTAATGLVLPGAAHALRTEALRTQEEIERQISEGDEELVALVSGLEHQYDAVAGAETRGNLVAEPMELPTADEIGREFERFLAEREGDGGGA, encoded by the coding sequence GTGTTGGATCCCCACGGGTTGTACGAATGGGAGCCGAGCGGGCTCGCGGCGGTGGAGGCCATCGCGGCCAGGGACTCCGCCGGGCTGGTGTTGCTGTACCACTTCGACGGCTATATCGACGCCGGAGAGACCGGCGACCAGATCGTGGAACGGCTGCTGGGCGGCCTGACGCACCGTGTCATCGCCCGCTTCGACCACGACCGGCTGATCGACTACCGGGCCCGCCGCCCGCTGCTCACCTTCGAGAACCACCGCTGGACCACATATGAGACGCCCGGTATCACGCTGCGACTCGTCGAGGACGCGACGGGGGCGCCGTTCCTGCTGCTGTCCGGCCCCGAGCCGGATGTGGAATGGGAGCGTTTCGCGGCCGCGGTGCGGCAGATGGTGGAGCGGCTCGGCGTGCGGCTCTCGGTCAGCTTCCACGGCATTCCGATGGGCGTCCCGCACACCCGCCCCGTGGGCATCACCCCGCACGGCAACCGCACCGATCTGATGCCCGGCCACACCAGCTTCTTCGACGAGGCGCAGGTCCCCGGCAGCGCGGAGGCGCTGATCGAGTTCCGGCTGGCCGAGGCGGGACATGACGTCCTGGGCGTGGCGGCGCATGTGCCGCACTACATCGCCCGGTCCGCGTACCCGGATGCCGCGCTCACGGTCCTGGAAGCCGTGACGGCCGCGACCGGCCTGGTGCTGCCCGGCGCGGCACATGCGCTGCGTACGGAGGCGCTGCGGACGCAGGAGGAGATCGAACGGCAGATCTCGGAGGGTGACGAGGAGTTGGTCGCCCTGGTCAGCGGGCTGGAACACCAGTACGACGCGGTGGCGGGGGCCGAGACCAGGGGGAACCTCGTGGCCGAGCCGATGGAACTTCCCACGGCCGACGAGATCGGCAGGGAATTCGAACGCTTCCTGGCGGAGCGGGAGGGGGACGGGGGAGGGGCGTGA
- the coaE gene encoding dephospho-CoA kinase produces the protein MVKVGLTGGIGAGKSEVSRLLASYGAVIVDADRLAREVVAPGTPGLAAVVEEFGDGVLTPDGSLDRPKLGGIVFADPEKLKALNAIVHPLVGARSAELEASAGPDAVVVHDVPLLAENGLAPLYDLVIVVDVAPETQLDRLVRLRGMTQDEAKARMAAQATREQRLAVADIVIDNDGPLAALEPQVRAVWERLRGA, from the coding sequence ATGGTGAAGGTGGGGCTGACCGGCGGAATCGGCGCGGGCAAGAGTGAGGTCTCGCGGTTGCTGGCGTCGTACGGCGCGGTGATCGTGGACGCGGACCGCCTCGCGCGCGAGGTCGTCGCGCCGGGCACGCCCGGACTGGCGGCTGTGGTGGAGGAGTTCGGGGACGGCGTCCTCACCCCGGACGGCAGCCTGGACCGGCCGAAACTCGGCGGGATCGTCTTCGCCGACCCGGAGAAGCTCAAGGCGCTCAACGCGATCGTGCATCCGCTGGTCGGCGCACGCTCGGCCGAACTGGAGGCATCGGCAGGGCCCGACGCGGTGGTGGTACACGATGTGCCACTGCTGGCGGAGAACGGCCTGGCACCGCTCTACGACCTGGTCATCGTCGTCGACGTCGCACCGGAGACCCAGCTGGACCGGCTGGTACGGCTGCGCGGAATGACGCAGGACGAGGCGAAGGCACGGATGGCGGCGCAGGCGACCCGCGAACAGCGGCTGGCGGTCGCGGACATCGTCATCGACAACGACGGGCCGCTGGCGGCGCTGGAACCTCAGGTCCGCGCGGTGTGGGAGCGTCTGCGGGGCGCGTGA